In a single window of the Orbaceae bacterium lpD04 genome:
- the glyA gene encoding serine hydroxymethyltransferase — protein MFTKKMTIADYDKDLWNAIQGENKRQEEHIELIASENYTSPRVMQAQGSQLTNKYAEGYPGKRYYGGCEYVDIVEQLAIDRAKALFGADYANVQPHSGSQANFAVYTTLLNPGDTVLGMNLSEGGHLTHGSPVNFSGKLYNIVAYGVDENGRIDYDQVAKIAKETKPKMIIGGFSAYSGIVDWKKMREIADSVGAYLFVDMAHVAGLIAAGVYPSPLPYAHVVTTTTHKTLGGPRGGIILVKGGSEELYKKLNSAVFPGAQGGPLMHVIAAKAVALKEAMEPGYKEYQQQVVKNAKAMVEVVIKRGYKVVAGETQNHLFLIDLVDKNITGKAADAALGKANITVNKNSVPKDPQSPFVTSGIRLGTPAITRRGFKEQEAKQLANWICDVLDNIDDEDVIKQVQKQVLDICERLPVYQE, from the coding sequence ATGTTTACTAAAAAAATGACAATAGCTGACTATGACAAAGATTTATGGAATGCAATTCAAGGTGAAAATAAACGTCAAGAAGAACATATCGAATTAATTGCCTCGGAAAACTATACTAGCCCAAGGGTTATGCAAGCACAGGGTTCGCAGCTTACTAATAAATATGCCGAAGGTTATCCTGGTAAACGTTATTATGGCGGGTGTGAGTATGTTGATATTGTCGAGCAACTTGCAATAGATCGTGCTAAAGCGCTATTTGGTGCGGATTATGCTAATGTTCAACCTCATTCTGGTTCGCAGGCTAATTTTGCTGTTTATACAACGCTATTAAATCCTGGCGATACCGTTCTTGGTATGAATTTATCTGAAGGAGGCCATTTAACGCATGGCTCGCCTGTTAATTTCTCGGGTAAATTATATAATATTGTCGCTTATGGCGTCGATGAAAACGGCCGTATCGATTATGATCAGGTAGCTAAAATAGCAAAAGAGACCAAGCCAAAAATGATTATCGGTGGGTTCTCCGCTTATTCTGGTATTGTTGATTGGAAAAAAATGCGTGAAATTGCTGACAGTGTTGGCGCTTATTTATTTGTTGATATGGCGCATGTGGCAGGTTTAATTGCGGCAGGTGTTTATCCAAGTCCATTACCTTATGCGCATGTAGTTACAACAACGACACATAAAACATTGGGTGGGCCACGCGGCGGCATAATCTTAGTAAAAGGCGGTAGCGAAGAGTTATATAAAAAACTTAATTCTGCCGTTTTTCCTGGCGCGCAAGGCGGCCCTTTAATGCATGTTATTGCAGCTAAAGCTGTTGCATTAAAAGAAGCGATGGAGCCTGGTTATAAAGAGTATCAACAACAAGTCGTCAAAAATGCTAAGGCGATGGTTGAAGTGGTTATCAAGCGCGGCTATAAAGTCGTTGCTGGTGAGACACAAAATCATTTATTTTTAATTGATTTGGTTGATAAAAATATTACCGGTAAAGCTGCCGATGCAGCATTAGGTAAAGCAAATATTACCGTTAATAAGAACAGTGTTCCCAAAGATCCGCAAAGCCCATTTGTAACATCGGGAATTCGATTAGGTACACCTGCAATAACAAGGCGCGGCTTTAAAGAGCAAGAAGCAAAACAGCTCGCTAATTGGATTTGTGATGTACTTGATAATATCGATGATGAAGATGTAATTAAACAAGTACAAAAACAAGTATTGGATATTTGTGAACGTTTACCTGTCTATCAGGAATAA
- a CDS encoding aspartyl protease family protein has product MYKKLVSLLLLFISNLAQSNEVIWDLTFDYKFNLPFITLNIEGENIILILDTGAKGALYLPIDLIDKIPNKTEQDQTRKSMDLSGNITETRSFTINNLTLNSFLFEKIEVIEYKNWGMSISGDNTENENIDIPVIGLNLFNDYILTINFPESKIIISDETDISADLNKKWIAIPFQLNGEGIVIDMSDGVKNYKMILDSGASTSIIKEQSISSQTARINDDSGYQFIAIEISNIPTDKIEAIIFDSFPTEFQSDGLLGFDFFSKNVVKIDFKNKKLWIKAEEK; this is encoded by the coding sequence ATGTATAAAAAATTAGTTTCTTTACTCCTATTATTTATAAGTAACCTTGCTCAAAGTAACGAGGTTATTTGGGATTTAACCTTTGACTATAAATTTAATTTACCATTTATTACATTAAATATTGAAGGTGAAAATATTATTTTAATACTCGACACTGGTGCAAAAGGAGCCTTATATCTACCGATAGACTTAATTGATAAGATTCCGAATAAAACTGAACAAGATCAAACAAGAAAAAGTATGGATTTATCGGGTAATATCACTGAAACTAGATCGTTTACTATTAACAATCTAACATTAAATTCGTTTCTTTTTGAAAAAATAGAGGTGATTGAGTATAAAAATTGGGGAATGAGTATTTCTGGTGATAATACAGAAAATGAAAATATTGATATCCCTGTTATTGGGTTAAATTTATTCAATGATTATATACTAACCATAAATTTTCCAGAAAGCAAAATAATAATATCTGATGAAACGGATATATCTGCTGACTTAAATAAAAAGTGGATTGCAATTCCTTTCCAACTTAATGGGGAGGGTATTGTTATCGATATGTCGGATGGTGTAAAAAACTATAAAATGATTTTAGATAGTGGAGCCAGCACTTCGATCATCAAAGAACAATCTATTTCATCGCAAACGGCTAGAATTAATGATGATAGCGGTTATCAGTTTATTGCTATTGAAATAAGTAATATACCTACTGATAAAATTGAGGCAATTATTTTCGATTCTTTTCCCACCGAATTCCAGTCAGATGGATTGTTAGGTTTTGATTTTTTTAGTAAAAACGTAGTAAAAATTGATTTTAAAAATAAGAAATTATGGATTAAAGCCGAAGAAAAATAA
- a CDS encoding TSUP family transporter has product MDITVSLLLILFAVALIAGFIDSIAGGGGLLTVPALLAVGIPPQAALATNKLQSCGGSFSASLYFIRQRMVNLREMRLSILLAFVGSALGTLLVLHIKADFLRILLPILTISVGLYFLLCPKIGEQDRKRRLSETQFAIIAAMVVGFYDGFFGPGAGSFYAVAYVTLAGFNLTKATAHTKVLNFTSNLAGLLFFIFSGQVIWVIGLTMLVGQIIGARLGARMVISKGKKLIRPMLIIVSTVVSIKLIWENFFL; this is encoded by the coding sequence ATGGATATTACAGTCAGTTTATTGTTAATCTTGTTTGCAGTTGCACTTATTGCTGGATTTATCGATTCGATTGCTGGCGGCGGTGGTTTATTGACAGTGCCGGCGCTACTTGCGGTTGGTATTCCACCCCAAGCGGCTTTGGCCACAAATAAATTACAAAGTTGTGGCGGTTCATTTTCAGCAAGTCTTTATTTTATTCGTCAGCGCATGGTTAATTTGCGCGAAATGAGGCTATCAATATTATTAGCCTTTGTTGGATCAGCATTAGGTACCTTGCTCGTTTTGCATATAAAAGCTGACTTTCTACGTATTTTATTACCGATTTTAACTATTAGTGTTGGCCTTTATTTTTTACTCTGCCCTAAAATTGGTGAACAAGATCGGAAAAGGCGATTATCTGAAACGCAATTTGCTATCATTGCAGCTATGGTAGTTGGCTTTTATGATGGTTTTTTTGGCCCTGGGGCGGGATCATTTTATGCGGTAGCTTATGTCACTTTAGCCGGTTTTAACCTAACAAAAGCAACTGCGCACACTAAGGTGCTTAATTTCACCTCTAATCTTGCTGGTTTACTATTTTTTATCTTTAGCGGGCAAGTGATTTGGGTAATTGGGCTTACGATGTTAGTTGGTCAAATTATTGGTGCAAGATTGGGGGCAAGAATGGTGATATCTAAAGGTAAAAAATTGATCCGTCCAATGCTTATAATTGTATCAACGGTTGTCAGTATTAAATTAATCTGGGAAAACTTCTTTTTATAA
- the aroC gene encoding chorismate synthase yields the protein MAGNSIGTLFKVTTFGESHGLALGCIVDGVPPGLELCEDDLQKDLDRRKPGSSRYTTQRREADEVKILSGVFEGKTTGSSIGLLIENTDQRSQDYSRIKDIFRPSHADYTYQQKYGIRDYRGGGRASARETAMRVAAGSIAKKYLQEKLGITIRGYLAQMGDIKCELVDWQQVTQNPFFCGDEAKLNDLDELLRNLKKNGDSIGAKVTIVAENVPVGLGEPVFDRLDADLAHALMSINAVKGVEIGDGFAAINKRGSENRDEITSNGFKSNHAGGILGGISSGQTIQANIALKATPSIEIAGQSIDIHGNTVEVSTHGRHDPCVGIRAVPIAEAMMAIIIMDHYLRHRAQCGDVKPVAYF from the coding sequence ATGGCTGGTAACTCAATTGGCACACTTTTTAAAGTCACAACATTTGGTGAATCGCATGGGCTTGCACTGGGTTGCATTGTTGATGGCGTACCTCCTGGGCTTGAATTATGTGAAGATGATCTGCAAAAAGACTTAGATCGCCGTAAACCTGGCTCATCGCGCTATACAACTCAGCGCCGCGAGGCTGATGAGGTGAAAATTTTATCGGGTGTATTTGAAGGTAAAACAACCGGTAGCAGTATTGGTTTATTAATTGAAAATACCGATCAGCGCTCACAAGACTATAGCCGAATTAAAGATATTTTTCGTCCAAGCCATGCTGATTATACCTATCAACAAAAATATGGGATCCGCGATTATCGTGGAGGCGGTAGGGCTTCAGCTCGTGAAACCGCTATGCGAGTTGCCGCCGGCAGTATTGCTAAAAAATACCTACAAGAAAAACTTGGCATTACTATTCGTGGTTATTTAGCCCAAATGGGTGATATTAAGTGTGAGTTAGTCGATTGGCAACAAGTTACGCAAAATCCATTTTTTTGTGGTGATGAAGCGAAATTAAATGATCTTGATGAACTACTACGTAATTTGAAGAAAAACGGTGATTCGATTGGCGCTAAGGTAACCATTGTTGCTGAAAATGTTCCAGTTGGGCTAGGTGAGCCTGTTTTTGATCGCTTAGATGCTGATCTAGCGCATGCATTAATGAGTATAAATGCTGTTAAAGGCGTTGAAATTGGTGATGGTTTTGCGGCAATTAATAAACGTGGCAGTGAAAACCGAGATGAAATAACCTCGAACGGCTTTAAATCAAATCATGCCGGCGGCATTTTGGGGGGCATTAGCTCTGGACAAACAATTCAAGCAAATATTGCATTAAAAGCAACCCCAAGTATTGAAATCGCAGGCCAATCGATTGATATTCACGGTAATACCGTTGAGGTATCGACCCATGGTAGGCACGATCCTTGTGTTGGTATTCGCGCCGTGCCGATTGCGGAAGCAATGATGGCTATCATAATCATGGATCATTATTTGCGTCATCGTGCTCAGTGTGGTGATGTTAAGCCCGTCGCGTACTTTTAA
- the prmB gene encoding 50S ribosomal protein L3 N(5)-glutamine methyltransferase: MEQIINQLHTIQDFIRWAASMFNRSDIYYGHGSDNAIDEAKQLVLPSLNLPLTIPAEFYAANLTLDEKRTIIDNVTARIEQHIPTPYLTNMAWFCGHQFYVDERVLIPRSPIGELIQNHLAGIIDFEPRNILDLCTGSGCIGIACAYEYQDAQVDVADISIDALEVAQINIESHQLSHRVLPILSDLFNDLPNVQYDVIISNPPYVDEEDMDDLPSEFKIEPELALIAGYDGLDIVKRILKQSADHLSKFGVLICEVGNSSVALQEQYPQIPFKWLSFKQGGDGVFMLTKKQLVEFNDII; encoded by the coding sequence ATGGAACAGATCATTAATCAATTACATACTATTCAAGATTTTATTCGTTGGGCGGCATCAATGTTCAACCGCTCTGATATTTATTATGGTCATGGTAGTGATAATGCTATTGATGAGGCAAAGCAGTTAGTATTACCAAGTCTTAATTTGCCATTAACGATCCCCGCTGAGTTTTATGCTGCTAACTTAACCCTAGATGAAAAACGTACGATTATTGATAATGTCACAGCGAGAATAGAACAACATATTCCAACGCCTTATTTAACTAATATGGCTTGGTTTTGTGGTCATCAGTTTTATGTTGATGAGCGCGTTCTGATCCCTCGTTCACCAATTGGTGAACTGATTCAAAATCATTTAGCTGGTATTATCGATTTTGAACCTCGTAACATTCTTGACCTATGTACCGGAAGTGGATGCATTGGCATTGCATGTGCTTATGAGTACCAAGATGCTCAAGTTGATGTCGCTGACATTTCTATCGATGCACTTGAAGTTGCACAAATTAATATTGAATCTCATCAGCTTTCACATCGTGTGTTGCCAATATTATCTGATTTATTTAATGATCTTCCAAATGTTCAATATGATGTGATTATTTCTAATCCACCTTATGTTGATGAGGAAGATATGGATGATTTACCTTCGGAATTTAAAATTGAACCAGAGCTAGCACTTATAGCTGGCTATGATGGGCTTGATATTGTTAAACGTATATTAAAACAATCAGCCGATCACTTATCAAAATTTGGTGTTTTAATTTGCGAAGTGGGTAATAGTAGTGTTGCATTGCAAGAACAATACCCTCAAATTCCTTTTAAATGGCTTAGCTTTAAACAAGGCGGTGATGGCGTGTTTATGCTAACCAAAAAGCAACTTGTTGAATTTAATGACATTATATAA
- the pyrC gene encoding dihydroorotase, with amino-acid sequence MSEVQKIIIKKPDDWHLHLRDEEMLKGVLPYSSKDYARAIIMPNLMPPLKKLADIIEYKKRLLSAIPSNDNFTPLMTIYLSDDTDVNDIIHGYQNGVLKAVKLYPAHATTNSAHGVSSINNVLPVLEAMQKQGIPLLIHGEVTDKAVDVFDREAKFIDNTLIPLMKKLPELKIVLEHATTKEAAEFVMEGPANLAATVTPQHILLNRNALFQGGLKPHNYCLPILKRDVHRVKLMQAVTSGCDRFFLGTDSAPHEKNRKEAACGCAGTFNAPVALSVYAHVFEQANALDKLEAFTSINGAKFYQLPINQDTVTLVKKKYKVEEVIYIPGVGDIVPFLAGEELNWSVE; translated from the coding sequence ATGTCTGAAGTACAAAAAATAATAATCAAAAAACCTGATGATTGGCATTTACATTTACGCGATGAAGAGATGCTTAAAGGGGTACTACCTTATTCAAGCAAAGATTATGCTCGCGCGATTATTATGCCAAATTTAATGCCACCATTAAAAAAATTAGCCGATATTATTGAATATAAAAAACGATTATTATCCGCTATTCCAAGTAACGATAATTTTACGCCTTTAATGACAATTTACTTATCTGATGATACCGATGTTAACGATATTATTCATGGTTATCAAAATGGCGTTTTAAAAGCGGTAAAATTATATCCAGCCCATGCTACAACCAATTCCGCTCATGGTGTCAGCTCAATTAATAATGTATTACCTGTGCTTGAGGCGATGCAAAAACAAGGTATACCTTTATTAATACATGGTGAAGTTACCGACAAGGCTGTTGATGTATTTGATCGCGAGGCAAAATTTATTGATAACACGCTAATACCATTGATGAAAAAGTTACCGGAATTAAAAATAGTTCTTGAACATGCAACAACAAAGGAAGCCGCAGAATTTGTCATGGAAGGCCCAGCAAACTTAGCTGCGACCGTGACACCTCAGCATATATTATTAAACCGTAATGCGTTATTTCAAGGTGGATTAAAGCCGCATAATTACTGCTTACCGATCTTAAAAAGAGATGTTCATCGCGTCAAATTAATGCAGGCGGTAACCTCGGGGTGTGATCGCTTCTTTTTAGGTACGGACTCCGCGCCACATGAAAAAAATCGTAAAGAGGCCGCTTGTGGATGCGCCGGCACATTTAACGCGCCAGTTGCATTATCTGTCTATGCGCATGTTTTTGAACAGGCAAATGCATTAGACAAGCTAGAGGCATTTACCTCAATTAATGGTGCTAAATTTTACCAACTCCCCATCAATCAAGATACTGTCACCCTCGTTAAGAAAAAGTACAAAGTCGAAGAGGTGATTTATATTCCAGGTGTTGGCGATATTGTCCCATTTTTAGCCGGTGAAGAGCTTAATTGGTCGGTTGAATAA